DNA sequence from the Pseudochaenichthys georgianus chromosome 8, fPseGeo1.2, whole genome shotgun sequence genome:
TTTCGATTGTAATGTTTCTGACTTTAAAAagaagaggaatacttactaaATGTAAAACCTGTATGCACAACAACATTTCAaggaaataaaagcatgtcctgTGTTACAGGGTTTTTGTGATTCTTTTGCACTCAACACTGTGATGAAGAACTTACATGTAAGGGACAATAATATGTGACAATCTCTCCACTCTACAGTGGCAAAAGATATGATTCAGTGATGGACTTTTATATTTATTAAGGATAATAACTGACTTATTTGTCTCATCAATAATTAGAGGCTTAATGTGTTCAAAAGACTGAGAAATATACTTTCTATTATCAAAATGTGATCTTTATGGGACATTTGAAAAGTCTAAGAACTGTATGATCCAGTTAATGTATCCCATTTATTTGTTGGGACTGAGAAGGCCTCCGGAGACTATttagcagaggtgggagtaagtcctacatgcgcaagtcatgagcaagtctcaagtccacaaatatgcgactcgagtcggactcgagtcaagtcatgtgactcgagtcaagtcatgtgactcgagtccccacctctgctaTTTAGCTATACAACCACATTTTTAACAATTGAATAGAGTGCCATCTTTGAACTTATCCAGTTCTCATTTATGCATCCATGAtttgtttttaataataataataataataattggacAACAATTGATCTTGATGGCCTGGAGGAGGAAGATATCTCTGTCTTGGACTAATTGTTAATAGTCAACAAGAAATAAAAGTGGTTTCTGCTGGTTTAATGAATACATTGTGAATGCTGAATCCCATTGCTGTAGTAAAAAAGGTCCTgttctgctcatgttcaggttcatatcagtatgtagtgtctccactgggacatgtctccatgctttaatgttcaaaaagctctttattgttctcatactgcctgtgctgcagcacctctttcaccctctgtctgaaactagagcccagtctgctctgattggttagctggccggctctgttgtgattgttcTAGAGatgtcatgtacaatgtgttggagcgctatagCCAATAAAAGCATGAGTGTTACATAGcacgtgtgtgtgggagagaaactccctctggagggaacacagggaatttagcctttgcagaccatttacatgcacaaaaaccgaTGTATCCCACCCACACTAAAGGAAAGggtaaaccccaaaaagcatagggcccctttaagataCATTTAATCCAATAGTGAAAAAAATGTTTAGCGTTATAATCTATATATCTAATTTATATTTGAGACTTAAGAATGTCTTCTTCTTTTTGAGAATATCCatatatttgtaaatgtaaCACTCCTCTATAGTACCCTGTTCCCCAGTCGTAAATGAATATTTGGTTTCCTTCAGGTTTCCATCCAGGACTGGAATGTATAGAACAAGCTCCCTGGACCGGAGACGCCTGTGTAATGTACCAACACTAATTAAATCTCCCCTATTTACAATGCTGCCACCAGTAAAAGTGTCAAATTAAAAAATGATATCTACCCTCAGATGTATTCACGAGCCTGCTCACTGATGGGTATTTAATGGGATTTATTCCCTGCAAACATGATCAAATAATCAACAGCAGTAGATCAACTTTGATAAATGTATTTGTGTACACTCATTCTGTCAGTTTAAGGCATGCACAGGTACAGAAAGAGTCCGGTGTCAGGAGATAGCAATCAATAATTAGATAAGGACTCATGCTTATAGCACCCCCCCAGTTTGAGTTTTTTTAGCAAGCAGGAAGCAGGTTATACAGAGCGTTACAAACAGTAGATTATCATGTAAATACAAAAAAGAGATCCAGATAATGTGAATAgaaatataaaaatacaaagaTCAGGGAATCAGGCGTCAAAAGAGCATTTACAAAAGAAATGAAAACGATAGACAGGAGACTAAAGAAAGAACACAAGAAGAAAGTGATGTTGAGATGTTCTGTGgaagattttcaaaataaaatcaaaAGCTAAGACCTCTCGTATTTTGACTGGACCGTTGTATATCTATTTAATGCAATTTATCTCTCTTTTTTCATTATTACTCCACATCTACAACTCCTCCTGTAGCCTTTCTTGGAAATGCTAAGTAAATGAATAAATGTAATCACATTCATTATAAATCAAGCTCTTGAATTAATACAGTAAATGATGAGCTTGAAATAACAGAACATTGCCTCAAAcaaattgacattttacaaattGACACTTACAAGTGAAATGTACATCAATGATTGAATTGTACTCCTGGattcatcattattgctgttgcTAATCATGAGCATAAACATCTCAGGAAAGGTGCAAAATATGAACAATAATCCAAGTGGCTAATTTGGTAGATTTTGGTATTTGCTAAAAAGTCTGTAAATTAGATTCTatattaacccttagatgcgcgagtgactggaccctacactcttccatactgtgggtcaaaaaggacccgtattagaataatatgtttttatgccattttggttaagaaaaatcacttgtataatattctAGTATTATATgttggttcacactagaaatattttatatttaatttttcactatttataattttagacattttttttacattttgaaaaacaacGTTTTCCCATAGGATTCCATAGGACATGCATGcggacccacttatggaagcttggggtagtaatacaaaaactaacatttcttcaaatgtgaatttaaaatttgaatggcatgatatccaaaacatgttttttgaggaatagctggaatatgaaatgataaaaaaaatgcaattacaaagatacttcaagaaaaccacctcaccgggtccaaaaagacccacttatgcatctaagggttaatacTTTAAAAAGTAGACATGATTATTATTCGTATGTCATTTGGTAATTGAATGTGCATCCTTTTTGGAAAATGGCCAATAAGGAACAAAACTAATGATACATGCTGAACATCTTCCTCAGAACATTTCATGTGTAAAATtagatatattattatataatatatgtattattatatacatatatttttcACTCACAGAAGTTGTACCAGTTGAATTACAGATTTCTGGGAGTGTGTTCACATTTAACACCCTTCATGTTAATACCATTATTAGTATGTTAGTAAGTGAAAAAAGGAACACAAATAGATTTAACAGTCGGTTAAAATCAGTGGAACAACGTGATAAAACACTGTAGGCAACTCTGAGAGGTAGCGCAAGCAAAGTCCATACACAACCGTGTACAAGTACACAATAAACTGAGGGAAGCTAGCATTCGTACTGACAATCAAGCCGGGACCGTTGTTTTGCATAATGTGGTTAGTAAACATGCTACATACAGTGTGAAGGTGTGAGGCAACTTTACCTTCCTCCCCCACCCTGACCTCATCAGACCTCACCTCTACGCAGAGACGCCGTCTGATTGGTGCAAAGTTCAACATTTATCTGCTTCCTTCTTTTTAAAAAATCCCTCTTGTGCAATCTTGGTGGGGATTTATTTGTTGGTCAGTTACATCCGTAAGGAAGAGAAAACATTTGGATATCAATAGCGtgctgcaggaatgagtcctcaaACCCTGAAATGAGTTAGCATTCTAGCACTTCCTGATCCCTTCTCTGGAAGTGCATTTGGTCAGAACCCTGAAATAAGGTGTGTGGTTCCAAAATGCAGAGAGAGATTTTACCGTTTCGTCTTACAACTTTAAATGCGTCATAATATAACCTACTCGTCAATTTCTGAAGATTCTTTGTGTCTTTGAAACCGCGGTTGCTAACAGGTGGCTGAATGAGACTAGTACATCTCATCCAGCCGAagattagccacctttagcttggCGCTGGTGATGTcaagtgaccgtgctgtagtttgtTCATAACATTTTCTTCTGGAGATTGAATTTctattaatatgtggagattatcctttCGAAAAAAATGTGTAGGTATCCTAAATGTAGGTTTTCCACAGATATTTGTTTCTGGAATATTCCACAATCCAATGAAAAGATCCAATTAGCTCTTTGTGGAAGGAACCAGGGAAATGCTCAATTCAAGGTTTGTACTACTCAAATAAGTAATTCCTGCACCTCTCTACACCAGGTAGACATAACACAATTCCCGTATTATGTATTTACAAAGTGCTGCTCAGTTAGCGCTCTTGCTAAATGAGGCTACGGTATTATGTAAAAGCATTCTGTTATACTGTAAACATGCACATGTTATAAGAGATGATTTAGATCCATAACAACAGCCTATTTCCTCATAGCCCACACCCAGTTCACAAttagcacacaaacagctgtgtTTGGCACAGCGTTGCTGTTTGTATCTGTACATACCAAAAGTAATGCACTGTAATTGGTTAGTTTCCCAGAAAATGTATTTGCAATATTGACAAAGTCCTCCTGGTACGGAGGTCGGGTGGACCAGAAGTCAaagttgatttaattgtaaacgTAACTTCCATAGTTATTTTCACCCAAATCACAATCTTTTCCTCAACATTCGGTTTTTTGTGAAAACATTTGACTTTGAGTACCAAATGTATGTAACAAGCGGTTTGTTTTACGGGACATTTGTAGGAGAATGTACGCAAAATGAAGAATAACTTTTTGGAATTAGCATACTCTTGTATGCTAAATAATAGGGGATGCAAATGCAACAAAGAGATGTGAACGCCAACAAAGAGACGTAAAACGCAGACAAAGTGATACAAATTGTCAATAAAGAGACGCAAAATGGCCACAAAGTGACTCAAGACCTCAACAAATATACGCGAAAAGGCCAAAGAAGAAACATAAAACGCCAACAAAGAGCCGCAAAACGTCAACAAGAAAGCAGAAAACTCCAATAAAAATATGTGAAACGTCAAATAGAAAAGAATCTACAAACCCAAAGGCCCCTACACTGTTTGTGTGTCTGAATAATGCACTCATTTTGTCCCTTGTAAACCAGAAGTCaatgttcatttatttgttatcaAAACTTCTGTTATTTTAGACCCTTCACCTAAAACTAACCAACTTGTTTCTGATCAAGActgatgtggatgaagctactttcaATTGAAATCATTTCCTGGATATGGAGAAACCGCTTTTCGCAAAATATCATTTGCAGTTTTTTTTCTCATACACTTTACTCATactttattatatatttgtgtttgGTCTCTGCATGACGCCGGGGAGAACTCCCTCTTTATCCTTTCACTTTGTTGAAACAACTAATGGTATATATTTCAATAGGCCTATAACTGTATTAGATAGCAGTGTCCTTTATATTGGAATACAGAAAGAGAAGAAAACGTGAACGTTGTTTTAGTAAACAGCTGCTAAGTTGTGACGTCAGGACTCTCTATGAGTGTGTCGACTTTATGTTTGTGCACCATGAACAGCAGCAGGAAGATCTGGATGATGAAACACGAgtctctctctctataaatacTCTTAAAGTTGGTCTTCATGTTCATGCCGGACCATCAGCAGCAGCATTCACTCTTTCAGTTCACCAAGAACACCAAGTCTTCAAATATTTGGCATAAAAGAATCAGAAGGTTTGCTCCATCGCTGGACTTGTTGCATGGAGGCTCATATATCCCAGATGTCCTTGTGGACCACAGGGTGAGATGAACATCAGGTGACCCACACTTTTCTCCTGATCCAAATCGAGGCGTGGGTGTCTGGGGAGTGTCCATGCTCGCCGTCGTCGTGCAGCAAGAAAACAATAGCAGGGAACGGGTTTAGTTTTTCATCTGGTGCAGGCGCTGGAGAAACGATTCAGGAAGTTCGGGGAGGGGAAACGGAGTCGTGTCGGTCGGATGTTGTCGTGCAGTCGGTGTGTcgccattattatttattttttatcagGATTTTAAAATTACTGCAGAGAGAAAAAGACAGAAAGTCACACATATTTAAGAGTTAATCTTGaccatattattattaatataactACTCTACTGTATATATTATGATTTGCTGTCGTAACATATTGTAGTACAGTAGAAGTAGTAGATATATGCACATTTTAATTTAACTTCTCAATAGTTATTcacttgtttatttaaatgtattcgattttttaattgtatatgGTTACAAAATGCAATTTCCGCCGAGATAAATATAGTAGGCTACTCTGATCCTGATCCTGCACAGCATTTAATACAATTGTAAAAGGTATCTAACTACATTTACTTAACTACAAATTAAAGTGATTTATACTTGagtttttaaaaaacaataaGGACATTTCAAATTTAAATTGTGTTTTAGTGTCGTTTTTGGTGTTCCGTGTAACTCACATCCCCAGTTGAGGGCGATGGCCGCGGCGATGATGGCGATCCCTCCCAAGATGGCGACCACAGACAGAATCATGGCGTTGCGGCCTAAACGGCGAGCTCCGTCCACGTTGCCCTGCTGCAGACTGTTTCGGGACTGAACAGAGTATAAACAGTGAAGACAAtgtcattcaaaatgttactcgtCATTATAAACTAAATGTTGAATGTGCAATACAATGGCTGTGAAATAATGAAAGATCTGTAACAGATGTCCCGAAACACAAGACTATACATTCAGGAGGATGTTAAAAACCTTCCAGGTGACGtcaaaaacattgttgttttattTGGTCCCTGTTACACTTTATACTTTACATTCATTTTTTCTTCAGGCACTTTCTTCCGTGAAAACAAGGATGCGTCAGATATTGCTACCAAGGACCCCCATATGGCATTATCCTCTGGCGGGGACCCCCCTGTTgcaattttatttttaaattgatgagtacattatgatggaaaatatgacaaattaatcatatagtttaatacattttcttaatatatatttgtgttaataattaataatcagttattgttctaaaaaaaatgtgtattcatcttttgtttgtcattcattacatTCATTGTGTCTTGTTATAAAGATTCTTAACACAATATTAAACAGTAATATCAACagcaaacatatttttaaagtgatttctgtctttataatattatataatctTGAACACtaatatgaacaattaacatatttttttgcatttttgaaagctacttatgccttaataatattatatataatattcaacagtaatatttacaataaacatatgtatatgcatatatataaacaacaatatttgctacatccgtgctctcatccagctgcagagcgaaatattcactagctctcacttgctccaaaagctgagcagatactcagtttcactctcagtagcggcagctcgattctgattggcttgaagggcggtcgtgtgatttaaaaacaataaaataaaatattattgaaataaaaaatattaaaagattggcatcaaagcacacatagattgatagatatgcagttattaataacatctaaaaaaaaaaattgtaactttaaaaaagaaaaattccCCTTTCCCCCAAATTTTGCATGACCCCCCGGGGGCCGCCAGGGGGcgcccactttgaaaaacatctgCCTTATATTATCCGAACTAGCCGAttgttgaagaagaagaagaagaagaagaagaagaagaagaagaagaagaagaactaaCCTGTAACTAACCAGATAATTACAGTCAGTtgggtttatttaaaataagatggacctttattaatccctgtagGATTACACAAAGGAAGGTCTACGGTCGTACCATGACAGAGAAGGTGAGGGCTACGATGTTGATGGGCCACAGCGGGCAGAAGCAGGACAGGATGGCGAGGAACAGGTAGTCGCGGGGCTTGGACCCGTCCACAGCAGCCTCCGTGATGCCGCTGGGCCGGCGGGTGAGGGAGGGCCGGGGGGAGCCCGCCATGGACCCCGAACGGCTGCTCAGACCGGGCCGGCCGTTAGCATGGCCGCCCGCCGCGTGGTGCTTGGGCGACATTGAGGACACCGTGGGAGACACGTCCCCCATCGCATGACCCAGGCCGTTATCTgcaacacaaggttccagagaggacatttgttcaaaaataaaatgtaaaagtgTTTACAACTTCAGTAGTACCAATGAACTTGTAGCTGAGAGGCGCAGACAGGAAGTCTGAAACTATGACGCACTAACATATTGAAAAAGAAATAATACCATTACTTCTGAGCATCATTTTTAAGCGAGGGCTATATTTAAAGCCTGATAATAAAAAGTTGGATTTCATAAAGTTGGTATTAATAACTAATGAGGCTCATTTCTTAATGTGTGCTTTGGTATTTTATGAACTGTTGTCacacagggttcgtacgggtgctggaaatccttgaaaatgcttgaaattgtatgaggtgttttcaaggtttgaaaagtgcttgaattttgggaatagtgcttgaatttgggataaagtgcttgaaattcTACATGCTTtacttcgctttttagattaaaagaaaataaagaagtcGGAGCGCGCTTAATTGCTTCGCttttacataaaacagctcTGTCCGACCTTCCTGCGCCATGCGCGTGACCGGCAAGTGTtttgttacgtgtgacctgggctataggcgcgttcacaccgcagtacttttcccactttagttccgctatagttccgaaatgtcgcgttcacaccaaaaagagctggaactaaaatgagttcatcaaaaccttttcacccccttttcagtccctgctagagagcagggaccttcgtgggagaaaaaggttcctatgtctgattggctgggcggattgcaaaccacggcccgtaaaactcccaaaaagttttgtgaagccgccattttattatccttgcattagcattattagcattaacattagcccagcgcagaaacgcagagagactaacttatggcaacacaaaataaaatatgggagcggtggagatgaggaggtgtcggcgttttgacgatttactcggaaggcttcagtagaagctgctgggactcccagcagcttctcctgaagccagtccccaactccagggacttccggccggggacttcgggtggcagttgTTTGCAAAAATTAACGAtgggagagtctgcgctgacgagccacatgaaaggtacgccgttgtagagcattttagattaggctaacgttgcaggCTGTTGtaattcaacccagtctcacggcatttcgtgttatagtcacgaaatataatctattgattcgacaaaGAGCaatttttaaaagcaatgtatttctactgacccaaagacacattttcgttgtattactggtctgggggaagctcgcgagtgtgtgtgtgtgtttgtgtatttttgcgtttgcgcaagaaacactggctgttgttatgcttgctgtgacgttaaattactccgttctccgcttttaattatgccgttaaaagcttcaaagctgtatttatcatctgaatttgccgaaacaagtttaatattctgaaagccaatacttgccaaaacagatgaaaacgaacacgaatcaatagattacatttatttcgtgactataacacgaaatgccgtgagactgggttgcgtaATTAGACCTTAGCTTGTTAGTATGTTGTTATAAATTATAAACTGAGGATTTGACCGCGTCGCTGGTTGACACTTTTAGAAACAGGCTTTTATATAAAAtcttgaagtattatacaagtaaaactacattttgctttaatcccatcatgtaattgtagaatgaacacagtcttcctttgaagatgtataagtcaggtgtcttgggtagtcaaaattacctacaaatcattgtacacatttgtaaatattagtTACctttgtgagtctatttttatgcagctctgcatgattttgtggctacaattcaggctaatacgctaccagaggtagtataagtactcagatattgtacttgagtaaaagtagaagtactcagatattgtacttgagtaaaagtagaagtactcagatcttgtacttgagtaaaagtagaagtactcagatcttgtacttgagtaaaagtagaagtactcagatctacttcattaaaagtagaagtaccagagtataGGAATACTCAGTTACAGTACAAgtcctgtattcaaaatgttcctcaagtaaaagtagaaaagtattctcatcaaaatatagttaaagtagcgacagtaaaggtagtcgttgtgcagattggtccatttcagaataatatatatgatgtgttttataaagatagatcatgaaagtgttctcaaagctggtgaaggtgcagctagtctgaagtactttgtagactgcaggtagcttgtggatttactccaggtggaactaaagtctgattcaacacttgattagatttcacatcattcatccacatctgtaaagtaactaaaggtattaaatacatgtagtggagtaaaagtacaccatttacctctgacttatgtttactgccaacctaaaagtacctcaaaaatagtaatcaatagtgtattgaaaagttatttggctcagccaggttatatgggaggcccagtctacgtacaaatgggtcactcattttgaaatagtaaacttagttttcttttctttaattgttcatcctcgtgtagaatgctattatgaaacacacatttggttgtttatagcataaagaacagctgaattaatgtgaggtagggaaataatcatttgagtataagtatgtgtatataaatatgtaatttacaacagctgtaagatgcttgaaaagtgcttgaatttgactttggaaaaggtgtaagaaccctggtcACACTTAGATTAAATAACAATTCACATCCTTGCCAAAATGTAGGCTGTATGCATTAAAACAACCAAATCAGATGTAAAAGTAATCACAAAATAAGTCATCATTTATAACATATCACTGATTTGGCAGCGCAGATCTACCAAAAGTCTATttgaatttaaatgtgtttttttaacgtGACCCCCTCACATAGGGAATACTATGTttaaagtagcataaaatgaaAAAAGCCAAGTCAAGGTACATCAGTATTATACTTGGCTGCAGTACTTAAATGAATAAAGTGCATGGGAATTAAGTGTTGGGAGGTGTCTATACACAGGTGCGGGTCAGGTGTATTTACTGGTCTCCGCGTTGTCGATGACGGACAGGTGGGTAATATGGTCCGTTTGATTGGCTGCTGATGCGTCTGCTGCCGGGGGCGGTTGAGAGGTCACGGCGTGGGCGTTGCTAGTCCCTTCATGATGCTCGCTGATTGGCTGCTTGGACTCCATGCTGTTGCTGGTGGTGGCCGTGAGGCGGTGAACAGGAAGTGTTGAAGGAAAGCTGAAGGCAGGGTGCGATCtgaaaaacatcacagacataaagctttattaaatatattGTAAACCTTTTGTttgatttcatttatttaaaaaaggtgTTATCcgtaaaaacataataatactcAATACTCCCAACAATACCCAAACCTCTACTAGTAGTGGtaatgtaactaagtacataTACTCAAGTATAGTTTAAGGATAATTGGACTACTTCGAgtgtttccattttatgctactttataattctacttcactacattttGTGGATGTAGATTATCAGTACAAAAGATATGCTAGTAGATACGTGATTAACAACAACTATTCTTTGGTATGCCATAGTAGCAACCCTTCATATCTTTATAGTaagaaaagtaaaacaaataataaattcAGCCAAGGATCTTAAGGGCTCCAGGAGAGAGGTGGTTGGATCTGTAAAATAAGatcaatcaaataaataaataagcatTGATTCTATAGCGTCTGAGCGATGGCTGCTGAAAGAAAgcgttttgttttttacagcACTGACAACATGTTGCTTTCTGAAAAAAGCAGAACAAATCTGTTGCATGGAGCAACACATATAAATGATAAAACACCAATATGTTATATAATATACAgatttgtctgtgtgtgcaaGGGTCATGTTAAGGTTTTCCGGGTGTGTAGGttgaaaatgtatatatatataaatatacagtggaggaaataagtattttatcCCCTGCATATTTTGTAAGTTTACTCACTTACAAAGAAATGAACAGTCTATACTTGTAATGGTAGGTTTATTTGAACAGTGAGAGAAAGAATgtcaaaaagaaaatccagaaatctacattatataaaagatagAAATGGATTTGTATTTaactgtgggaaataagtattcgATCCCCTTGCAACCAACAAGGACTCTGGCTTCCACAGTCCTTTAAAAAAGTACTCCTTATATCAACTTGTTGCCTGTATAAAATACACCTGTCCACAGAATCAGATTCCAACCTCTCCACCATGGGCAAGACCAAAGAGCGGTCTAAGGACCTCAGGGACAGgactgtagacctgcaccaggctgggaccGACTACAAGGCCATCAGAAAGCAGCTCGGTGAGAAGGACACAACTGTTGGTGCCGTTattcagaagaagaagaaagactaAATGAGCATCAGTCGCCCTCGGGCCGGGGCTCCACACAAGATCTGGCCCCGTGGGGTCTTGGTGATGATGAGGAAGGTGAGGGATCAGCCAAGAACTACACGGAGGAACTTGTTCATGATCTCAAGGCAGCTGGGAGCACAGTCACCAAGAAAACTATTGGTAACACACGACACCATCATGGATCAGATCCAGCAGCGCCTGAAGGCCCCCTGCTCTAAAAGGACATGAGAGGCCGTCTGAACTTTGACAAGGAGCATATGAATGATTCAGAGAAGGCTTGGGAGAAGGTGACCAATTTTGATGAGACCAAAATGTTGATCTTTGGAGAAATGCTGACTATAACCCCAAGAACACCGTCCCCCCCGTCAAGCATGGAGGTGGAAACATTATGCTTTGGACCGATGTCACCATTTGTACCTCTAAGCGTTTTATTTAGTATGAATAAGATAACGGAGTGTCTAATCGCACCCAGTTGAAAATAGCTACACCATAGCTTTCCCCCCCCGGGGTTTAAATAACATTGTTGACTATTG
Encoded proteins:
- the LOC117450712 gene encoding trafficking regulator of GLUT4 1; amino-acid sequence: MESKQPISEHHEGTSNAHAVTSQPPPAADASAANQTDHITHLSVIDNAETNNGLGHAMGDVSPTVSSMSPKHHAAGGHANGRPGLSSRSGSMAGSPRPSLTRRPSGITEAAVDGSKPRDYLFLAILSCFCPLWPINIVALTFSVMSRNSLQQGNVDGARRLGRNAMILSVVAILGGIAIIAAAIALNWGLILKS